A genomic segment from Streptomyces sp. NBC_00237 encodes:
- a CDS encoding carbohydrate ABC transporter permease encodes MSVRYDRRYRTLDKYRFVAGFLAIPLAFYAIFVISPFVQAIYYSLTDWSGGPVANFIGFDNFVKMWNDERFWDSTTTSLTLLVVAPVVTLVLGIFFAYMITAGGRHRKGQAISGVAGSSLYKIVYFFPQVLSVAIIAVVWGRVFNTNAGLVNGGLDLFGIKGPAWLGGEYGLALIAVLTVICWSFVGFYVVLFSAAMGGIPKDIYEAALLDGAGRGTTFFKVTLPLIWDTVRTGWVYMGIQALDSFAIVLVMMPSHAMKVTPVFLYERFREGQFGYATAIGVVLLLLSVVFSLIIMRLGNRDRIEY; translated from the coding sequence ATGAGCGTCCGCTACGACCGGCGATACCGGACGCTCGACAAATACCGCTTCGTCGCGGGATTCCTGGCGATTCCCCTCGCCTTCTACGCGATATTCGTCATCTCGCCCTTCGTGCAGGCGATTTACTACTCGCTGACCGACTGGTCCGGCGGGCCGGTGGCCAACTTCATCGGTTTCGACAACTTCGTCAAAATGTGGAACGACGAACGCTTCTGGGACTCCACGACCACCAGCCTGACCCTCCTGGTGGTCGCCCCGGTCGTCACGCTCGTCCTCGGCATCTTCTTCGCGTACATGATCACGGCGGGCGGCAGGCACCGTAAGGGCCAGGCCATCTCCGGCGTCGCGGGCTCCTCGCTCTACAAGATCGTGTACTTCTTCCCGCAGGTCCTCTCCGTCGCCATCATCGCGGTGGTCTGGGGCCGGGTCTTCAACACCAACGCAGGGCTGGTCAACGGCGGCCTCGACCTCTTCGGCATCAAGGGCCCCGCCTGGCTCGGCGGCGAGTACGGCCTCGCCCTCATCGCCGTACTCACCGTCATCTGCTGGAGCTTCGTCGGCTTCTACGTGGTGCTGTTCTCGGCGGCGATGGGCGGGATCCCCAAGGACATCTACGAGGCGGCGCTCCTCGACGGCGCGGGCCGGGGCACCACCTTCTTCAAGGTGACCCTCCCGCTGATCTGGGACACCGTGCGCACGGGCTGGGTCTACATGGGCATCCAGGCCCTGGACTCCTTCGCGATCGTGCTCGTGATGATGCCCTCGCACGCCATGAAGGTGACCCCGGTCTTCCTCTACGAGCGGTTCCGCGAGGGCCAGTTCGGCTACGCGACCGCCATCGGTGTCGTACTCCTCCTGCTCAGCGTGGTGTTCTCCCTGATCATCATGCGGCTCGGGAACCGCGACCGGATCGAATACTGA
- the ngcE gene encoding N-acetylglucosamine/diacetylchitobiose ABC transporter substrate-binding protein, protein MGPTNVNRRDVLKRTAGVSLLALPGIGALSSCAAGGGGGEKDKGGEKGEKSAKNPLGVKEDAALAVYIFNGGYKDKYAKFVSDMYAKNHPKAKVDQKATEKIATQLQPKIVRGNPAADVINNSGADQMNIGKLVTNKQVADFTEMLDAPSWDDPKVTVRDSLYPAMQAMGAFGTKGCYQLNIAMTVYGNWYSKRMLEETLEAQYPKTWDEMLAVCKKAKDKGIHGWSYPGGHPRYMLFSMYAMFAQVGGREAVEAMDYLEPNAWKSDAVKSVFEAFEELVAKKYVLTGFDGPQGHTEMQTAWTKGKCVFVPNGSWVENEAKDTTPQGFGMTVGATPSLSSGDKLPFGTLYSPPGEPFIVPAKAANVQGGLEWMRMMYSKEASVNLFKETGGIPALKGAIDGMQLPPGTDSSQKAITAAGDNIVIPMWKEWYAELFTADFDKVMGAFMMGRMTTKEALETMQKAADRVAADPDITKIKKS, encoded by the coding sequence ATGGGACCCACCAACGTCAATCGTCGTGATGTGCTGAAGCGGACCGCGGGCGTGAGCCTGCTGGCGCTGCCCGGAATCGGCGCCCTGAGTTCCTGTGCCGCCGGTGGCGGCGGCGGCGAGAAGGACAAGGGCGGCGAGAAGGGCGAGAAGTCCGCCAAGAACCCGCTCGGGGTGAAGGAGGACGCCGCCCTCGCGGTGTACATCTTCAACGGCGGCTACAAGGACAAGTACGCCAAGTTCGTCAGCGACATGTACGCCAAGAACCACCCCAAGGCGAAGGTCGACCAGAAGGCCACGGAGAAGATCGCCACCCAGCTCCAGCCGAAGATCGTCCGGGGCAACCCGGCGGCGGACGTCATCAACAACTCCGGCGCCGACCAGATGAACATCGGCAAGCTGGTGACCAACAAGCAGGTCGCCGACTTCACCGAGATGCTGGACGCGCCCTCCTGGGACGACCCCAAGGTCACTGTCCGCGACAGTCTCTACCCGGCGATGCAGGCCATGGGCGCCTTCGGCACCAAGGGCTGCTACCAGCTCAACATCGCCATGACGGTCTACGGCAACTGGTACTCCAAGCGCATGCTGGAGGAGACCCTGGAGGCCCAGTACCCCAAGACCTGGGACGAGATGCTCGCGGTCTGCAAGAAGGCCAAGGACAAGGGCATCCACGGCTGGAGCTACCCGGGCGGCCACCCGCGCTACATGCTCTTCTCGATGTACGCGATGTTCGCGCAGGTCGGCGGCCGTGAGGCGGTCGAGGCGATGGACTACCTGGAGCCGAACGCCTGGAAGAGCGACGCCGTGAAGTCCGTCTTCGAGGCGTTCGAGGAGCTCGTCGCCAAGAAGTACGTGCTGACCGGCTTCGACGGCCCGCAGGGCCACACCGAGATGCAGACCGCCTGGACCAAGGGCAAGTGCGTCTTCGTGCCCAACGGCTCCTGGGTGGAGAACGAGGCCAAGGACACCACCCCGCAGGGCTTCGGCATGACCGTCGGCGCGACCCCGTCGCTCTCCTCCGGCGACAAGCTGCCCTTCGGCACGCTGTACTCGCCGCCCGGCGAGCCCTTCATCGTCCCGGCCAAGGCCGCGAACGTACAGGGCGGTCTGGAGTGGATGCGGATGATGTACAGCAAGGAGGCGTCGGTCAACCTCTTCAAGGAGACCGGCGGCATCCCCGCGCTCAAGGGCGCCATCGACGGCATGCAGCTGCCGCCGGGCACCGACAGCTCCCAGAAGGCCATCACCGCCGCCGGGGACAACATCGTCATCCCCATGTGGAAGGAGTGGTACGCCGAACTGTTCACGGCGGACTTCGACAAGGTGATGGGCGCCTTCATGATGGGCCGCATGACGACCAAGGAAGCCCTGGAGACCATGCAGAAGGCTGCGGACCGGGTGGCGGCCGACCCCGACATCACGAAGATCAAGAAGTCCTGA
- a CDS encoding GH92 family glycosyl hydrolase codes for MQPRPRRTGTRRHRGTTAALACLAASALSVTLLAPSAAADPGKPGRPAPADRTFSSSFEAGEPAPAWRDTVETDSRGRKKSSGVDGGESPGIPGNVTDRVTDLRASAENAAGGEVKENLIDVTPGSKWLAFVSTGWVEFDLDAPTKVVTYALTSANDHAERDPKDWELQGSADGKAWTTLDTRKGETFASRFQTKTYDVTNDTAYQHYRLNITANGGAPILQLADVQFSNGDTSTPTPEDMRSQVDRGPSGSPTAKSGAGFTGKRALRYAGTHKPGGRAYSYNKVFDVNTRVGRDTELSYRVFPQLPAGEKGADLNYPATNVALDLAFTDGTYLSDLRALDQHGAVLSPQGQGASKTLYANQWNHKASRIGSVAAGKTIDRILVGYDNPKGPAEFRGWVDDVRIAEKAPEKRLDRLSDYALTTRGTQSSGSYSRGNNIPATAVPHGFNFWTPVTNAGSTSWLYDYARGNNADNLPQLQAFSASHEPSPWMGDRQTFQVMPSAVSGTPDATRTTRALPFRHENETAKPHYYGVTFENGLRTEMTPTDHAAMMRFTFPGDDASVIFDNVSNDGGLTLDPATSSFTGFSDVKSGLSTGATRLFVHGVFDAPVTASGKLSGGGGDDVTGYLRFKPSAQKQVTLRLATSLISVDQAKQNLASEIPAGSRFERIRDRAQDAWDRILGRVEVEGASHDQLTTLYSSLYRLYLYPNSGHEKVNGKTQYASPFSPQTGPDTPTRTGAKIVDGEVFVNNGFWDTYRTTWPAYSFLTPKTAGRLVDGFVQQYKDGGWISRWSSPGYADLMTGTSSDVAFADAYVKGVDFDASSAYEAALKNATVLPPFSGVGRKGMDTSPFRGYASTKTHEGLSWSLEGYLNDYGLAKMGEALYEKTKKPRYREESAYFLNRAQNYVKLFDSTAGFFQGRDLKGDWRVPSASYDPRIWGHDYTETNGWGYAFTAPQDSRGLANLYGGRSGLAGKLDAYFTTPETASPEFAGSYGSVIHEMTEARDVRMGMYGHSNQVAHHATYMYNAASQPWKTQSKVREVLSRLYTGSEIGQGYHGDEDNGEQSAWYLFSALGFYPLVMGSGEYAVGSPLFTRATVRLENGRTLTVRAPKNNAKNVYVQSLKVNGRAWNSTALPHDLLARGGTLDFAMGDRPSAWGSGRGAAPVSITRDDKVPTPRTDALTGATGPLFDDSSVTEAPLPPETTLPVTAPTRALQYTLTSSDRTKAPTGWTLEGSENGTTWKALDRRTDETFAWDRQTRVFTVSSPGTYRHYRLVTKGTSAVAELELLS; via the coding sequence ATGCAGCCCAGACCCAGACGCACGGGAACCAGACGTCACAGAGGAACCACGGCGGCCCTCGCGTGCCTCGCCGCGAGTGCCCTGTCGGTGACCCTGCTGGCCCCGTCCGCCGCCGCCGACCCCGGGAAGCCGGGGCGACCCGCGCCCGCGGACCGGACGTTCAGCTCCTCCTTCGAGGCGGGCGAACCCGCCCCCGCGTGGCGGGACACCGTCGAGACCGACTCCCGGGGCCGCAAGAAGTCCTCCGGCGTCGACGGCGGCGAGTCCCCCGGCATCCCGGGCAACGTCACCGACCGGGTCACCGACCTGCGGGCCAGTGCCGAGAACGCGGCGGGCGGCGAGGTCAAGGAGAACCTGATCGACGTCACGCCCGGCAGCAAGTGGCTGGCGTTCGTGTCCACCGGATGGGTGGAGTTCGACCTCGACGCGCCGACCAAGGTGGTGACGTACGCGCTCACCTCGGCCAACGACCACGCCGAACGCGACCCGAAGGACTGGGAGCTCCAGGGCTCGGCCGACGGCAAGGCGTGGACGACGCTGGACACGCGGAAGGGCGAGACCTTCGCCTCCCGCTTCCAGACCAAGACGTACGACGTCACGAACGACACCGCGTACCAGCACTACCGGCTGAACATCACCGCGAACGGCGGCGCACCGATCCTTCAGCTCGCGGACGTCCAGTTCTCGAACGGGGACACCTCGACGCCGACGCCCGAGGACATGCGCAGTCAGGTGGACCGAGGCCCCTCCGGCTCCCCCACCGCCAAGTCGGGCGCCGGCTTCACGGGCAAGCGGGCGCTGCGCTACGCGGGCACGCACAAGCCGGGCGGGCGGGCGTACTCGTACAACAAGGTCTTCGACGTGAACACGCGCGTCGGCCGGGACACCGAGCTGTCCTACCGCGTCTTCCCCCAGCTCCCGGCGGGCGAGAAGGGCGCGGACCTCAACTACCCCGCGACGAACGTCGCCCTGGACCTCGCCTTCACCGACGGTACGTACCTGAGCGACCTGCGCGCCCTCGACCAGCACGGCGCGGTCCTCTCCCCGCAGGGCCAGGGTGCTTCCAAGACCCTGTACGCCAACCAGTGGAACCACAAGGCGTCCCGGATCGGCTCGGTCGCGGCGGGCAAGACGATCGACCGCATCCTGGTCGGCTACGACAACCCGAAGGGCCCGGCGGAGTTCCGGGGCTGGGTGGACGACGTACGGATCGCGGAGAAGGCGCCCGAGAAGCGGCTCGACCGGCTCTCGGACTACGCGCTCACCACGCGCGGCACCCAGTCCAGCGGCTCGTACTCGCGCGGCAACAACATCCCGGCGACGGCGGTCCCGCACGGCTTCAACTTCTGGACGCCGGTCACGAACGCGGGCTCCACGAGCTGGCTGTACGACTACGCGCGCGGCAACAACGCCGACAACCTGCCGCAGTTGCAGGCTTTCAGCGCGAGCCACGAGCCGAGCCCCTGGATGGGCGACCGGCAGACCTTCCAGGTGATGCCCTCGGCGGTGTCCGGCACCCCGGACGCCACCCGTACCACCCGCGCGCTCCCCTTCCGCCACGAGAACGAGACCGCGAAGCCGCACTACTACGGCGTGACCTTCGAGAACGGTCTGCGCACCGAGATGACGCCGACCGACCACGCCGCGATGATGCGCTTCACCTTCCCCGGCGACGACGCCAGCGTCATCTTCGACAACGTCTCCAACGACGGCGGACTCACCCTCGACCCCGCGACCAGCTCCTTCACCGGCTTCTCCGACGTGAAGAGCGGCCTGTCGACGGGCGCGACCCGCCTCTTCGTGCACGGCGTCTTCGACGCTCCCGTGACGGCGAGCGGGAAGCTGAGCGGCGGCGGAGGCGACGACGTGACGGGCTACCTCCGCTTCAAACCCTCCGCGCAGAAGCAAGTCACCCTCCGCCTCGCCACCTCCCTCATCAGCGTCGACCAGGCGAAGCAGAACCTGGCCTCGGAGATCCCTGCGGGCTCCCGCTTCGAGCGGATCCGCGACCGCGCCCAGGACGCCTGGGACCGCATCCTGGGCCGCGTCGAGGTCGAGGGCGCGAGCCACGACCAGCTGACCACCCTCTACTCCAGCCTGTACCGGCTGTACCTCTATCCCAACTCCGGCCACGAGAAGGTGAACGGGAAGACCCAGTACGCCAGCCCCTTCTCCCCGCAGACCGGCCCGGACACCCCCACCCGCACGGGCGCGAAGATCGTCGACGGTGAGGTCTTCGTCAACAACGGCTTCTGGGACACCTACCGCACGACCTGGCCCGCGTACTCCTTCCTCACTCCGAAGACGGCGGGCCGCCTGGTCGACGGCTTCGTGCAGCAGTACAAGGACGGCGGCTGGATCTCGCGCTGGTCCTCCCCCGGCTACGCGGACCTGATGACCGGCACCTCGTCGGACGTCGCCTTCGCCGACGCGTACGTCAAGGGCGTCGACTTCGACGCTTCCTCGGCGTACGAAGCGGCTCTGAAGAACGCCACCGTCCTGCCGCCCTTCTCCGGCGTCGGCCGCAAGGGCATGGACACCTCCCCGTTCCGGGGCTACGCCTCGACCAAGACCCACGAGGGCCTCTCCTGGTCCCTGGAGGGCTACCTCAACGACTACGGCCTCGCGAAGATGGGCGAGGCCCTCTACGAGAAGACGAAGAAGCCCCGCTACCGCGAGGAATCCGCCTACTTCCTCAACAGGGCCCAGAACTACGTGAAGCTGTTCGACTCCACGGCGGGCTTCTTCCAGGGCCGCGACCTCAAGGGCGACTGGCGCGTCCCCTCCGCTTCGTACGACCCCCGGATCTGGGGCCACGACTACACCGAGACCAACGGCTGGGGCTACGCCTTCACCGCCCCGCAGGACAGCCGGGGCCTCGCCAACCTGTACGGCGGGCGCTCGGGCCTGGCCGGGAAGCTCGACGCGTACTTCACCACCCCGGAGACGGCGTCGCCCGAGTTCGCGGGTTCATACGGCAGCGTCATCCACGAGATGACCGAGGCGCGCGACGTCCGGATGGGCATGTACGGCCACTCCAACCAGGTCGCCCACCACGCCACCTACATGTACAACGCGGCCTCGCAGCCCTGGAAGACGCAGTCCAAGGTCCGCGAGGTCCTCTCCCGTCTCTACACGGGCAGCGAGATCGGCCAGGGCTACCACGGCGACGAGGACAACGGCGAGCAGTCGGCCTGGTACCTCTTCTCGGCGCTCGGCTTCTACCCCTTGGTCATGGGCAGCGGCGAGTACGCCGTCGGCTCCCCGCTCTTCACCAGGGCCACCGTCCGCCTGGAGAACGGCCGCACCCTGACCGTGCGCGCCCCGAAGAACAACGCGAAGAACGTCTACGTCCAGTCCCTGAAGGTCAACGGCCGCGCCTGGAACTCCACCGCGCTCCCCCACGACCTCCTCGCCCGGGGCGGCACGCTGGACTTCGCGATGGGCGACCGCCCGTCCGCCTGGGGCTCGGGCCGGGGCGCGGCTCCCGTCTCGATCACCCGCGACGACAAGGTCCCGACACCCCGCACGGACGCCCTGACCGGGGCCACGGGCCCCCTCTTCGACGACTCCTCGGTGACGGAGGCCCCACTGCCCCCGGAGACGACCCTGCCGGTGACCGCCCCCACCCGCGCCCTCCAGTACACGCTGACCTCGTCGGACCGCACGAAGGCCCCGACCGGCTGGACCCTGGAGGGCTCCGAGAACGGCACCACGTGGAAGGCCCTGGACCGCCGCACGGACGAGACCTTCGCCTGGGACCGGCAGACGCGGGTCTTCACGGTGTCGTCCCCGGGAACGTACCGGCACTACCGGCTGGTGACGAAGGGCACATCGGCGGTGGCAGAGCTGGAACTACTATCCTGA
- a CDS encoding acyltransferase yields MSITSTVAPAMSPQVPADPEPPAIPTPRRPRIAALDGLRLFAALAVVAYHFVNREGAWSADAKGLFPALFPVTAYGWLGVQLFFLISGFVICMSCWGKSVGDFFTSRVVRLFPAYWFAVIATTVVLLLTVGRKALPSWGDILTNFTMLQEAFGVEHVDGVYWTLFAELRFYLLFALLTWWGLTYRRVLGFCWAWVVASAVFANYDDGPLRLLVMPDYSWYFIAGIAFYLIHRFGPNLLLTGLVLVCFCASLPFVHSAWGNIHKYIGHQVPFWPVVLILAGCFAVMALVATGRLTWIQWRWLPYAGALTYPLYLLHQNIGRQIIQALESSLSPYAVLGAAIGSLLVASWLVHRLVERPVGRLLTQGMRKAAAQVRAADPAS; encoded by the coding sequence GTGAGCATCACAAGCACGGTGGCCCCGGCCATGAGTCCGCAGGTTCCCGCCGATCCGGAGCCGCCAGCCATACCCACCCCCCGTCGCCCGCGCATCGCCGCGCTGGACGGGCTGCGGCTGTTCGCCGCGCTCGCGGTGGTGGCGTACCACTTCGTCAACCGCGAGGGCGCCTGGTCGGCGGATGCCAAGGGGCTCTTCCCCGCACTGTTCCCCGTGACGGCGTACGGCTGGCTCGGAGTGCAGCTCTTCTTCCTGATCAGCGGGTTCGTCATCTGCATGAGCTGCTGGGGGAAGTCGGTCGGCGACTTCTTCACCTCACGGGTGGTGCGGCTGTTCCCCGCCTACTGGTTCGCGGTCATCGCCACCACGGTGGTCCTCCTGCTGACCGTCGGACGCAAGGCACTGCCCTCGTGGGGCGACATCCTCACCAACTTCACCATGCTGCAAGAAGCGTTTGGCGTGGAGCACGTCGACGGGGTGTACTGGACCCTCTTCGCGGAGCTGCGCTTCTACCTGCTGTTCGCCCTGCTGACCTGGTGGGGGCTGACGTACCGCCGGGTGCTCGGCTTCTGCTGGGCGTGGGTGGTGGCGAGTGCCGTCTTCGCGAACTACGACGACGGACCGCTGCGGCTGCTGGTGATGCCTGACTACAGCTGGTACTTCATCGCGGGCATCGCCTTCTACCTGATCCACAGGTTCGGGCCGAACCTGCTGCTCACGGGGCTGGTGCTGGTGTGCTTCTGTGCGTCCCTGCCCTTCGTGCACTCCGCCTGGGGGAACATCCACAAGTACATCGGGCACCAGGTGCCGTTCTGGCCGGTCGTGCTGATCCTCGCCGGGTGCTTCGCGGTGATGGCGCTCGTCGCGACGGGGCGGCTGACGTGGATCCAGTGGCGTTGGCTGCCGTACGCGGGAGCCCTGACGTACCCGCTCTACCTGCTGCACCAGAACATCGGGCGGCAGATCATCCAGGCGCTGGAATCGTCGCTCTCCCCGTACGCGGTGCTGGGTGCGGCGATCGGTTCGCTGCTGGTGGCGTCGTGGTTGGTGCACCGGCTGGTGGAGAGGCCGGTGGGGCGGCTGCTCACGCAGGGCATGCGGAAGGCGGCTGCGCAGGTGCGGGCCGCGGATCCGGCCTCCTGA
- a CDS encoding PIG-L family deacetylase codes for MSLFRRFAARGSTDSVAVGNTASSATGTAPHLHVCAHTDDDLYFMSPDLLHTVRAGIPVVSVYLTTGEADGLNYAMDDPARKTAAPDYAGYTAARQHGIRAAYASMATGDRRADWVRGTLPVRDGGTAEVSTLTVPGRGPITLVFLNLRTCVALPDQKLLRLWSEELTELGALRPSGSPLPAELRPLTRDGLIGTLADLLGTYAPAVVRVMNPDPARASYDKATDSVSHCDNSDHTAAAFFALAALRRYENENPAHRPAVESYSGYCNKLLPNNLSADALAEKFHHLAVYGGEDGHECREEPGACGDRPLGNRAYNRYYGQSTTHRWSPGTDWLHLRGDGRLAAFGVLGGRPVTWTQNAPGGTEWDGPQPLGSWPAEDVEGRCLPRIEVVRDGQGLLHAFALRAALGPSGDDHRREVVHAQQTGTDGEFGAWNNLGSPHGAHNADRRRSLGMPVAVVTSSGRPMIMVRNFGTGLSARNASADGWGAWRDLAGGSLDGAAAITLSRGVTEVYATTGTSMLRWHQARPGAPLSRDYGTLLHRPAARVTLLEQTDGRLLMVSRQPNTGWLLATRQHEAGGTWNTQPELLDIAPGFGPVAAAVHPDKGSVVLVQRRDDGSLTWSQQPLDGSEFGGKWVPFGSGPVTHQPSVAFDAQGRATVAVLDAQARLRSYRVGA; via the coding sequence ATGTCCCTCTTCCGGCGTTTCGCTGCGCGTGGCTCCACCGACTCCGTCGCTGTCGGGAACACCGCTTCCTCTGCCACCGGTACGGCTCCCCACCTGCACGTCTGCGCGCACACCGACGACGACCTGTACTTCATGTCGCCGGACCTGCTGCACACCGTCCGGGCGGGCATACCCGTCGTCAGCGTGTACCTGACGACCGGCGAGGCCGACGGACTGAACTACGCGATGGACGATCCGGCGCGGAAGACCGCCGCGCCCGACTACGCCGGTTACACCGCCGCCCGGCAGCACGGCATCCGGGCCGCCTACGCCTCCATGGCGACCGGCGACCGGCGGGCCGACTGGGTGCGCGGCACCCTGCCGGTGCGGGACGGCGGCACGGCCGAGGTCAGCACCCTGACGGTGCCGGGGCGGGGTCCGATCACCCTGGTCTTCCTCAATCTGCGCACCTGTGTGGCGCTCCCGGACCAGAAGCTCCTGCGCCTCTGGTCGGAGGAGCTCACGGAGCTGGGCGCGCTGCGTCCTTCCGGCAGTCCGCTGCCCGCCGAGCTCCGGCCGCTCACCCGGGACGGCCTCATCGGCACCCTGGCGGACCTGCTGGGCACGTACGCGCCCGCCGTGGTGCGGGTGATGAACCCCGACCCGGCGCGTGCCTCGTACGACAAGGCCACCGACTCCGTCTCGCACTGCGACAACAGCGACCACACGGCCGCGGCCTTCTTCGCGCTGGCCGCCCTGCGCCGGTACGAGAACGAGAACCCGGCGCACCGGCCCGCCGTCGAGAGCTACTCGGGCTACTGCAACAAGCTCCTGCCGAACAATCTGAGCGCCGACGCCCTGGCCGAGAAGTTCCACCACCTCGCGGTGTACGGCGGCGAGGACGGGCACGAGTGCCGCGAGGAGCCGGGGGCGTGCGGCGACCGGCCGCTCGGCAACCGCGCGTACAACCGCTACTACGGGCAGAGCACCACCCACCGCTGGAGCCCCGGCACCGACTGGCTGCACCTGCGGGGCGACGGCCGCCTCGCCGCGTTCGGCGTGCTCGGGGGGCGGCCCGTGACCTGGACGCAGAACGCGCCGGGCGGCACGGAATGGGACGGTCCGCAGCCGCTGGGCAGCTGGCCCGCCGAGGACGTCGAGGGCCGCTGCCTGCCCCGGATCGAGGTCGTACGGGACGGGCAGGGCCTCCTGCACGCCTTCGCGCTGCGGGCCGCTCTCGGCCCGAGCGGGGACGACCACCGGCGGGAGGTCGTGCACGCCCAGCAGACCGGCACGGACGGCGAGTTCGGCGCGTGGAACAACCTGGGCAGTCCGCACGGCGCGCACAACGCCGACCGGCGGCGCTCGCTCGGCATGCCCGTCGCCGTCGTCACCTCGTCGGGGCGTCCGATGATCATGGTACGGAACTTCGGCACCGGCCTCAGCGCCCGCAACGCCTCCGCCGACGGCTGGGGCGCCTGGCGCGACCTGGCCGGGGGCTCGCTGGACGGCGCCGCCGCGATCACCCTGAGCCGGGGCGTCACCGAGGTGTACGCCACCACCGGGACCAGCATGCTCCGCTGGCACCAGGCGCGTCCTGGGGCTCCCCTCAGCCGGGACTACGGGACGCTGCTGCACCGCCCCGCCGCCCGGGTGACCCTGCTGGAGCAGACCGACGGCCGCCTGCTGATGGTGTCCCGGCAGCCCAACACGGGCTGGCTGCTGGCCACTCGGCAGCACGAGGCGGGCGGTACCTGGAACACGCAGCCCGAACTCCTCGACATCGCACCGGGGTTCGGCCCCGTGGCGGCGGCCGTACACCCCGACAAGGGGTCGGTCGTGCTCGTTCAGCGTCGTGACGACGGGTCCCTGACGTGGAGTCAGCAGCCGTTGGACGGAAGCGAGTTCGGTGGCAAGTGGGTGCCGTTCGGGAGTGGTCCCGTCACGCACCAGCCCTCGGTCGCCTTCGACGCGCAGGGACGGGCGACGGTGGCGGTGCTGGACGCGCAGGCGCGGCTGCGGTCCTACCGGGTCGGGGCCTGA